The genome window CAGAGATAAGAAGGGAATATATGGACGGCCAGCACCAGATGACTTTGAATCTGATTATAAGCACTGGAAAAACGTGGTGAGAAAGACATATTTGAGTGGTTTGGGCATCAGATGGTATGATGTGAGAAACATCATGGACATGAGAGCAGTTTATGGAGGGTAAACACTACATTAGAGATACATTTCCACTCAGGTTAACAGTAACAATGATGATGCCAAACAGGTAATCAATGAATGTACTGAAAGAAGATTAATGGCTACTTACAGGTTTGCAGCAGCACTGAAGGACCTTAAAGTGTGGGTGATGAATGTGGTGAACGTAGATTCCCCAGATACACTTCCCATCATTTATGAGCGTGGCCTTTTCGGCATGTACCATGACTGGTGTGAATCCTTCAGTACATATCCAAGAACATATGACCTCCTGCACGCTGATCACCTCTTCTCCAGGCTAAAAAAGAGGTAGGTACAAACAATTGAAAAGCACATCATCATTGTATCGGATTGTAATGAAGTTTATTATCTGCAGGTGTGACATTAAAGGGGTGATGGTGGAGGTTGACAGAATAGTTCGACCTGGAGGTAAACTGATAGTTCAAGATGAGTCGAGCACTGTTAGGGAAATAGAAGACTTACTGAAATCACTGCATTGGGAGGTTCGGATGACCTTCACCCAGAACCAAGATGGGATGCTCAGTGCCCAGAAGACGTTCTGGCGACCGGAAACTTACGAAGCCGCCACCTGATTGCAAGGAGACAGCATGTTGTACAGCCTTTCTCCATAGCTTGCCGGAAACTTACGAAGCCGCCACCTGATTGCAAGGAGACAGCCTGTTGTACAGCCTTTCTTCATAGCTTACATCATCTCATCGGACATATTTACCAAATCAAAATTGCTTCAATCGGAAGTGCTGGATAGCTTTGACAGCTTCCTTGATTGTAATATTCtcaaaactttatattaaatgCAAATTAGAAAAATGCATTATCTTTAATGACCATTAACTCAGCTAAGTTGATCGGATAGAGACAAAAATTACCATTAAACATTAATGTAATTATTCGCTCTTTCTTAGAGcaggtaattttttattaaattcatGTTGTTAATTGAAATACATAGAATATAAATTGCAACTAAATCCCAGGAGCTTGAACAAGAGATTATAATATTCTTTCAGGAAGAGAAATCAAACTCTGCAACAATCTAATGAAACCTAAAAGAAATGCCCAGACGCTGGGAAACAGATGTGAATTATCTATTTTTTGTTCAAGAATAATAAATCAGTTGTCTAAAAGAGCAAATACTTGAAGAAGGTTTAAGAATCGGGACTGGTCTTGTAAAGCTTGTTGTACTCCTCCAGCTCGTCGTAGTATATGTCCCACACGCACCTAACGCATCCGCTGCCGCAGCAATCGTCCGGCAACGGCTTCTCTGGCGGCGGAGGAATGGATTCCCTTGGCTTTTCCGGTTTCTTCTCAGCCTCCTCTTTCTTATGATTCGTTGCCGAATCTGCGGTAATTGTGCTTTTCGCTTCGTCGGCCATCGCGTTCTTCAAGGCTACAACGCTTTTGTTGCAGAATAGCTTTGGATGATGGAATCTGATGCGTCGAAGAGTCAGATCTCTTATAGGCATGGCCGGAACAGCTGCGCCTCGGACATGATGTGGCACTTGTCGGCGGCGATTGGTCGTCAGGGGCGGCGTTACGGGATGAAGAAATTGGAGATGCAGATTATGCACGCCCAATTCCATATAACCAATCCGCCCATCTACAATGGCGTCTACGCGGGCTTTCTGACCAGTCGCCTGTGGACCAACTTTCAGAGGAAATCCAATAAAAAAATCCTCCACTTAAACACTTCCACGTGTCGACGTGAAAAAACTTTACTTTTTTCATATAATCAAATACGTATATTCATAcatacttaaaaataaataatacaaaaattttacaATCTTATACATAATAATGCCATTACTATAC of Ipomoea triloba cultivar NCNSP0323 chromosome 3, ASM357664v1 contains these proteins:
- the LOC116014178 gene encoding uncharacterized protein LOC116014178, with product MELGVHNLHLQFLHPVTPPLTTNRRRQVPHHVRGAAVPAMPIRDLTLRRIRFHHPKLFCNKSVVALKNAMADEAKSTITADSATNHKKEEAEKKPEKPRESIPPPPEKPLPDDCCGSGCVRCVWDIYYDELEEYNKLYKTSPDS